GATGCGATGGGGTTGTGTGTAGCTGTTTGGGGGGCAGTTGGTCGGGCTGTTATTCGGTGGAGCGGCGGAATTCGATTTCTGATTCGAGGCGGAGGATCTCGGTGGGAGCATTGGGGTTTTCGATACGCCGCAGGAGCAAACCCACGGCGCTCTCACCCAGCCGGAACGCCGGTTGGCGGACGGTGGTGATCTGGGGTTCGAAGAGGTCCGAGTAGGTGAACCCGTCAAACGTCGCGAACGCCATGGTGCCCGGTACCTGCAGGCCTTCATGCTGCACGGCCCGCAAAGCGCCGGCGGCCAGCAGCGTGCTGCAAGCCAGGATCGCCGTGGGACGGTCCGTGGATGTGGTGAGAAGTGTCCGGACACGGTCGAACGTCGATGCCGCAGTTACCGTCCCCTCACACAACAGTCCGGCCGGCACCTCCAAGCCCCGATCCAACATGGCGGCGTGAAAACCGTCGTGGCGCTCACGGAGCGATGAAACCCGCAAATCCCCGGAGACCAGCAGGATCCGCTGGTGGCCGCGGGCGGCGAGATGTTCAACCAGTGCTGCCATGGCGGACTCGTTATTGACCCCCACCTGATCCACGTCCAGGTCCGCGAGGCGGTCCAGCAGGACCAGCGGCTTCTTTTCCTCACGGATTCTCGTTAGCAGCCCGCCGCTGGAACCGGCCGCCCGTGCAATGATCAGGCCATCCACGCGGCGGTCCAGAAGTGCCTCGACTGCGGCGCGCTCCCGTTCAGGATCTTCCGCCGAGTTCGCCAGCAGCAGGGACAGGCCGTTTTGGGCCGCGGCTTCTTCCACGCCGTGCACCATGTCCGCGAACGCCGGCTCTCCGGCATCCGAGACAACAAGGCCAATGGAGTCAGTCCTGGCGCGCCGCATGGAGCGGGCCAGCGCGTCCCGCCGGTATCCGGTGGCGCGCACAGCACTGATGACGCGCTCCTTGGTCTCCGGCTCAACATGCCTGGTGTCGTTGAGGACGTGCGACACAGTGGACGTCGAAACGCCGGCAAGGGATGCGACATCGACGATGGTTGCCACTGCGACTCCTTCTAGCGAAACGATTGCGCGAACGTTTCGATAGTAGAGACAAACGTTTCGATGTGCAATAGGTCACAGAAGAGATGTTGGTTTTGTTCCGGCTTTCCTGGCCGCGGGCCTTATGGCAGTCGGAAAGG
The sequence above is drawn from the Arthrobacter sp. NicSoilB4 genome and encodes:
- a CDS encoding LacI family DNA-binding transcriptional regulator is translated as MATIVDVASLAGVSTSTVSHVLNDTRHVEPETKERVISAVRATGYRRDALARSMRRARTDSIGLVVSDAGEPAFADMVHGVEEAAAQNGLSLLLANSAEDPERERAAVEALLDRRVDGLIIARAAGSSGGLLTRIREEKKPLVLLDRLADLDVDQVGVNNESAMAALVEHLAARGHQRILLVSGDLRVSSLRERHDGFHAAMLDRGLEVPAGLLCEGTVTAASTFDRVRTLLTTSTDRPTAILACSTLLAAGALRAVQHEGLQVPGTMAFATFDGFTYSDLFEPQITTVRQPAFRLGESAVGLLLRRIENPNAPTEILRLESEIEFRRSTE